In a single window of the Methanofollis ethanolicus genome:
- a CDS encoding ADP-ribosylglycohydrolase family protein, which produces MFIFPYQNAAGTLLGLAVGDALGAPLEGLPPPEKTVTNMVGGGIHGMTRGEYTDDTLQAVGLAQSLVFCRGFLPEDFVERLITGFDRAPEYYGPTSRMVFSLIKEGFSPEDAARIAHIHNRGSRTNGSVMRGPPLGIYYAPVRVREMSLACSALTHHDPVAGECSAFVNLMISEMCRGMPKVSAFCHALDRCENPEVLERVGNFHAWPLEPSLDAVQTTHCAVAVFMSADGFEKTVLRAVNLGGDADTVGAIAGALAGACYGFSTIPHRWLVGFRHTGQLLALAQRLWAAAEHA; this is translated from the coding sequence ATGTTTATATTCCCCTACCAGAACGCAGCAGGCACGCTCCTTGGACTGGCAGTGGGGGACGCGTTGGGTGCGCCCCTCGAAGGCCTTCCGCCGCCGGAAAAAACCGTGACAAATATGGTCGGCGGAGGGATCCACGGCATGACACGGGGCGAATATACCGACGACACCCTGCAGGCCGTGGGGCTGGCCCAGTCCCTCGTCTTTTGCAGGGGCTTTTTGCCCGAAGACTTCGTAGAACGCCTCATTACGGGTTTTGATCGCGCGCCGGAGTACTACGGCCCCACCTCGCGGATGGTCTTCTCCCTCATCAAGGAGGGTTTCAGCCCTGAAGACGCGGCCCGGATCGCTCATATCCATAACAGGGGGAGCAGGACCAACGGGAGCGTGATGCGTGGGCCGCCGCTCGGGATCTATTATGCGCCTGTCCGTGTGCGAGAGATGAGCCTTGCCTGCTCGGCCCTCACCCACCATGACCCGGTCGCCGGGGAATGCTCGGCCTTCGTGAACCTGATGATCTCGGAGATGTGCCGGGGGATGCCGAAGGTCAGCGCCTTCTGTCACGCCCTCGACCGCTGCGAGAACCCGGAGGTGCTTGAACGGGTCGGGAACTTCCATGCCTGGCCCCTCGAGCCCTCCCTCGACGCCGTCCAGACCACCCACTGCGCCGTCGCCGTCTTCATGAGTGCTGACGGTTTTGAAAAGACGGTGTTGCGGGCCGTCAACCTGGGGGGCGACGCCGATACCGTCGGGGCGATCGCCGGTGCCCTTGCCGGTGCCTGTTACGGTTTTTCCACCATACCCCACCGCTGGCTCGTGGGTTTCAGGCACACCGGCCAACTCCTTGCCCTGGCGCAGCGGCTCTGGGCCGCTGCGGAGCACGCCTGA
- a CDS encoding tRNA uridine(34) 5-carboxymethylaminomethyl modification radical SAM/GNAT enzyme Elp3: MDDVEIYREIISRISSSPCDPADLQRIKIEVCREHSCAVVPKNSAILAAATPQEAKRLRRLLLVKPTRTISGVAPVAVMTSPAPCPHGKCLPCPGGPDHPFHSPQSYTGQEPAALRGAQNGYDPYEQVQARLSQLEALGHYVDKAELIVMGGTITARPREYQEEFVTSCIHAMNEYGTGTHRPLPPMDEVFAGNEQAAVRCIAATFETRPDWCRREHINGMLDLGVTKVELGVQHTDDRILAFNRRGCTVGDAVEANTMLRDAGIKVGFHIMPNLPGSDLEEDREMFRTLFDDEQFRPDFLKIYPTLVTPGSEIEALWQRGEYAPYPEDDLVGLIAHAKALLPEYVRLQRVQRDIPARLIVAGSRHSNFRQLAQERLRAEGGTCRCIRCREAGRHPAGAEPSFRDLAYRCCGGEEHFIQAKAGDALIGFARLRYPGEVFRPELEGAALLRELHVYGTMVPIGEDGEEGEFQHRSFGKELLARAEAMAEDEGYGRLAINSGIGVRPYYRSQDYEREGPYMVKRL; encoded by the coding sequence ATGGATGATGTCGAAATCTACCGGGAGATAATCTCCCGGATCTCTTCTTCCCCCTGCGACCCCGCAGACCTCCAGCGGATCAAGATCGAGGTCTGTCGGGAGCACAGTTGCGCGGTGGTCCCGAAAAACTCTGCCATTCTTGCTGCAGCCACCCCACAAGAGGCAAAGCGGCTCCGTCGCCTCCTCCTGGTCAAGCCGACGCGGACGATCTCGGGCGTCGCCCCGGTGGCCGTGATGACCTCGCCCGCACCCTGTCCACACGGGAAATGTCTCCCCTGCCCTGGCGGGCCTGACCACCCCTTCCACTCGCCCCAGAGTTATACGGGACAGGAACCTGCGGCCCTGCGGGGCGCCCAGAACGGGTACGACCCCTATGAACAGGTGCAGGCGCGTCTCTCCCAGCTTGAGGCCCTCGGCCACTATGTGGACAAGGCCGAACTGATCGTGATGGGCGGGACGATCACGGCACGGCCGCGGGAGTATCAGGAAGAGTTTGTCACATCCTGTATCCATGCAATGAACGAGTACGGCACCGGGACGCACCGGCCTCTCCCCCCCATGGACGAGGTCTTCGCCGGGAACGAGCAGGCGGCAGTGCGGTGCATCGCCGCCACTTTCGAGACGCGGCCAGACTGGTGCCGGAGGGAGCACATCAACGGCATGCTCGACCTCGGGGTGACCAAGGTGGAACTCGGGGTCCAGCACACAGACGATCGGATCCTCGCCTTCAACAGGCGCGGCTGCACTGTCGGGGACGCCGTGGAGGCGAACACAATGCTCCGCGATGCCGGGATCAAGGTCGGTTTCCATATCATGCCGAACCTGCCCGGGAGCGACCTCGAAGAGGACAGGGAAATGTTCCGGACCCTCTTCGACGACGAACAGTTCAGGCCGGACTTCCTGAAGATCTACCCGACGCTCGTCACGCCGGGATCGGAGATCGAGGCGCTCTGGCAACGCGGCGAGTATGCACCGTACCCGGAAGACGATCTGGTCGGGCTCATCGCCCATGCGAAGGCCCTCCTCCCCGAGTATGTCCGTCTCCAGCGGGTCCAGCGCGACATCCCGGCACGGCTGATTGTGGCCGGGTCGCGCCACTCCAACTTCAGGCAGCTCGCGCAGGAGAGGCTCAGGGCAGAGGGGGGGACATGCCGGTGTATCAGGTGCCGGGAAGCGGGTAGGCACCCGGCCGGCGCGGAACCGTCCTTCCGCGACCTCGCATACCGGTGCTGCGGCGGCGAGGAGCACTTCATCCAGGCCAAAGCAGGGGACGCCCTGATCGGGTTTGCGCGCCTCAGGTATCCGGGCGAGGTCTTCAGGCCGGAACTGGAAGGCGCCGCCCTCCTGCGCGAACTCCATGTGTACGGGACGATGGTCCCGATCGGGGAGGACGGTGAGGAGGGAGAGTTCCAGCACCGGAGTTTCGGCAAAGAACTTCTTGCCAGGGCCGAGGCGATGGCGGAGGATGAGGGATACGGGAGGCTTGCCATCAACAGCGGTATCGGCGTCCGCCCGTACTACCGGAGTCAGGACTATGAACGTGAAGGTCCATATATGGTAAAGAGGCTTTGA
- a CDS encoding pyruvoyl-dependent arginine decarboxylase yields the protein MPKRVFFTCGVGRDSEYLGSFEMALRAAKIECYNLVTVSSILPPKCRIIPREEGLLDLEPGSVVFTVMSRIASNEPHRRISASIGVAIPQNMEEEWGYFAEHHAFGDDKEKAGQYAEHLAYKMYESITDKTPEKTLNITESAIVDEDGRWTTVLAAAVFLME from the coding sequence GTGCCAAAAAGGGTGTTTTTTACCTGCGGCGTGGGACGGGATTCCGAGTACCTCGGGTCCTTTGAGATGGCTCTCAGGGCGGCGAAGATCGAGTGTTACAATCTCGTGACAGTCAGTTCGATCCTCCCGCCAAAGTGCCGGATCATCCCGCGTGAGGAGGGTCTTCTCGACCTCGAACCAGGGAGCGTCGTCTTCACGGTTATGTCCAGGATCGCCTCCAACGAACCCCACCGCAGGATTTCCGCATCGATCGGGGTCGCAATCCCCCAGAACATGGAGGAGGAATGGGGTTACTTCGCCGAACACCATGCATTCGGTGACGACAAGGAAAAGGCCGGGCAGTACGCCGAGCACCTCGCGTACAAGATGTACGAGAGCATCACCGACAAAACCCCGGAAAAAACTTTAAATATCACTGAAAGCGCAATCGTGGACGAGGACGGCAGATGGACGACCGTCCTTGCGGCCGCAGTCTTCCTCATGGAGTAA
- a CDS encoding NAD(P)-dependent glycerol-1-phosphate dehydrogenase: protein MDGEDIKVLREKVFDKSRWMQLPRDILIGHNVLREIPSVCKDLCFGSHALLLAGEHTMTVAGDEIVSLLADTCDVKTCIVGSNTAADIARIEREGAGADFIIGVGGGRVIDTAKIVSYNLDRQFISVPTAAAHDGIASSRASIPTPEGSVSLSAHPPIAVVADTGIIAAAPPRLLAAGCADIISNYTAILDWELANRLRGEPISEYAMALSKMTAEIIVKNADVISGLTEESAWIVMKALVSSGVAMSIAGSSRPASGGEHKFSHALDRIAPGKALHGEQCGVGAIITMYLHGGDWRWIRDSLKRIGAPTTPAELGIDDATAVEAVLAARTIRPERFTILDMGLSKENAERIIRMLYEE, encoded by the coding sequence ATGGACGGAGAGGATATTAAAGTACTCAGGGAGAAGGTCTTTGACAAGTCCAGATGGATGCAGCTCCCCAGAGACATCCTCATCGGGCATAACGTCCTCAGGGAGATACCTTCGGTCTGTAAGGACCTCTGTTTCGGTTCCCATGCCCTCCTTCTCGCCGGAGAACATACGATGACCGTTGCAGGAGACGAGATCGTCTCCCTCCTCGCGGACACCTGCGATGTGAAGACCTGCATCGTCGGTTCGAACACCGCGGCCGACATCGCACGGATCGAGAGGGAAGGTGCCGGCGCCGACTTCATCATCGGGGTTGGGGGCGGGCGGGTGATCGACACCGCCAAGATCGTCTCGTACAACCTTGACCGCCAGTTCATCTCGGTCCCGACGGCCGCCGCCCACGACGGCATCGCCTCGTCGCGGGCAAGCATCCCGACCCCCGAGGGGAGCGTCTCCCTGAGCGCCCACCCTCCCATCGCGGTCGTGGCCGACACCGGGATCATCGCCGCCGCACCTCCCCGCCTCCTTGCTGCGGGGTGCGCCGATATCATCTCGAACTACACCGCGATCCTGGACTGGGAACTCGCCAACAGGCTGCGGGGCGAACCCATCTCCGAGTACGCGATGGCCCTCTCGAAGATGACCGCCGAGATCATCGTGAAGAACGCCGACGTGATCAGTGGTCTGACCGAGGAAAGCGCCTGGATCGTCATGAAGGCCCTCGTCTCATCGGGCGTTGCGATGAGCATCGCGGGATCGTCCAGGCCTGCGAGCGGCGGCGAGCACAAGTTCTCCCACGCCCTTGATCGGATCGCACCGGGAAAGGCGCTCCACGGGGAGCAGTGCGGCGTCGGGGCGATCATTACGATGTACCTCCACGGCGGAGACTGGCGGTGGATACGGGACTCTTTGAAGAGGATCGGAGCGCCGACAACACCGGCAGAACTCGGGATCGACGACGCAACCGCGGTCGAGGCGGTCCTTGCGGCACGCACCATCAGGCCCGAACGTTTCACCATCCTGGACATGGGCCTCTCGAAAGAGAATGCCGAACGGATCATCAGGATGCTGTACGAGGAGTGA
- a CDS encoding UPF0058 family protein, with the protein MQKEELLHLHMLLMHIKKYYETTTGEEVYTPDYDVLHVSPAHIHKNKITHKKAILALGEDLVHQLRTTPHLRQLENMHEATTNEVVMQEH; encoded by the coding sequence GTGCAGAAGGAAGAGTTGCTCCATTTACACATGTTGCTGATGCACATCAAGAAGTATTACGAGACCACCACAGGAGAGGAGGTCTACACCCCCGACTATGATGTGCTTCATGTATCCCCCGCCCATATCCACAAGAACAAGATCACTCACAAAAAAGCGATCCTCGCCCTTGGTGAAGACCTCGTTCACCAGCTGCGGACAACCCCACACCTCCGCCAGCTGGAGAACATGCACGAAGCGACCACTAATGAGGTCGTAATGCAAGAACATTAA
- a CDS encoding UPF0179 family protein, whose product MAETKPKVTLIGRCLAEKGLEFVYEGQVAVCQTCKLLKVCHNLQPGKKYQIVEIRKNTDQDCPIHRDGICAVEVIEAPIITLIPADRAILNSTVRYEPVCTKTDCRGYLLCHPDGIIEGEKYLVAKVLGNAPDVCEKGKNLKLVELRPV is encoded by the coding sequence ATGGCAGAAACAAAACCGAAAGTGACCCTGATTGGGAGATGCCTGGCAGAAAAAGGGCTTGAATTCGTGTACGAGGGGCAGGTGGCCGTGTGCCAGACCTGCAAACTCCTGAAGGTGTGCCACAACCTCCAGCCAGGAAAAAAATACCAGATCGTCGAGATACGGAAGAACACCGATCAGGACTGCCCTATCCACCGCGACGGCATCTGCGCCGTCGAGGTGATCGAGGCGCCGATCATCACCCTCATCCCGGCAGACCGGGCGATCCTCAACTCGACGGTCAGGTATGAACCTGTCTGCACAAAGACCGACTGCCGGGGTTACCTCCTCTGTCACCCCGACGGCATCATTGAAGGGGAGAAGTACCTTGTCGCAAAGGTGCTCGGTAATGCCCCCGACGTCTGCGAGAAGGGAAAGAACCTGAAACTCGTCGAACTCAGGCCTGTCTGA
- a CDS encoding stage II sporulation protein M, producing MSRREFLPYLAATVVIFSVGIVGGYGLAASGDPAADQILETIMGGVFSQILGDSPVMLAVKIFLNNLQACVLLFLGGATFGLLTFFILFSNGLVIGLFADQIAEKVGPLGLLAGLAPHGIFEIPAIFIAAALGLALARSVFADARGQGDAAADAARLGGLFLRIVVPLLAVAAIIEAFITPELLRLVV from the coding sequence ATGTCTAGGCGGGAGTTCCTCCCCTATCTTGCCGCGACGGTCGTCATCTTCTCTGTCGGCATCGTCGGAGGCTATGGCCTCGCCGCTTCTGGAGACCCGGCGGCAGACCAGATCCTGGAGACGATCATGGGGGGTGTCTTCTCCCAGATCCTCGGCGACAGTCCTGTCATGCTCGCCGTGAAGATCTTCCTGAACAACCTGCAGGCCTGCGTCCTCCTCTTCCTTGGCGGCGCCACTTTCGGCCTCCTGACCTTCTTCATCCTCTTCTCGAACGGCCTCGTGATCGGCCTCTTTGCCGACCAGATCGCGGAGAAGGTCGGACCTCTCGGCCTCCTTGCAGGGCTCGCTCCTCACGGGATCTTCGAAATCCCGGCCATCTTCATCGCCGCGGCCCTCGGCCTCGCCCTTGCCCGTTCCGTCTTTGCCGACGCCAGGGGGCAGGGGGACGCGGCGGCCGATGCCGCCCGGTTGGGTGGCCTCTTTCTCCGCATTGTCGTGCCCCTTCTTGCCGTGGCGGCCATTATAGAGGCCTTTATAACGCCCGAACTCCTACGTTTAGTAGTTTGA
- the proS gene encoding proline--tRNA ligase, whose amino-acid sequence MEEESGSLPLKSDFSAWYNDVLWRAEIMDVRYPVKGLYVWYPFGFGLRRHTYAILRDLLDRSGHEETLFPLLIPKTEFMKEAEHIKGFEDEVYWVTHGGLSELDIPLALRPTSETAIYPMFSLWVRSHADLPIKVYQIVNTFRYETKHTRPLIRLREITSFKEAHTAHATWEEAAAQVEIALSLYTRFYDDLGIPVIISKRPDWDKFPGADYTMAVDALMPDGRTLQVGTAHHLGDHFSKTYDITYEDANGERQFVSQTCYGISERCIAATIGVHGDDKGLILPPKVAPVQAVIIPIIMKKRADEVTAAAATLKDELEASGVRVKVDDRDMRPGAKYYHWEMRGVPLRIEVGPRDLDAGTVVVATRDGEKMAVKRDEIVVRIPEICAAFSLRLREKAEAFLTSHLVPAESVEEAVQAVETGIAVVHWCGDEACAERIEKETNASVLGTEVRSPHVVKTEGRCIVCGRPGTSTVIARTY is encoded by the coding sequence ATGGAAGAAGAGAGCGGTTCACTTCCCCTAAAATCCGACTTTTCCGCCTGGTACAATGACGTGCTCTGGCGTGCCGAGATCATGGACGTCAGGTACCCGGTCAAGGGCCTGTACGTCTGGTACCCCTTCGGCTTCGGCCTGCGGCGTCACACCTATGCGATCCTCCGCGATCTTCTGGACCGGTCCGGCCATGAAGAGACTCTCTTTCCCCTCCTCATCCCCAAAACCGAGTTCATGAAGGAGGCCGAGCACATCAAGGGCTTCGAGGACGAGGTCTACTGGGTCACCCACGGCGGCCTGTCAGAACTCGACATCCCCCTTGCCCTGCGGCCAACGAGCGAGACGGCGATCTACCCGATGTTCTCTCTCTGGGTCAGGTCACACGCCGACCTGCCTATCAAGGTGTACCAGATTGTCAACACCTTCCGGTACGAGACCAAGCACACGAGGCCCCTGATCCGCCTCCGCGAGATCACCTCCTTCAAGGAGGCGCACACGGCCCATGCGACCTGGGAGGAGGCCGCGGCCCAGGTCGAGATCGCCCTGTCCCTGTACACGCGTTTCTACGACGACCTCGGCATCCCGGTGATCATCTCGAAGCGGCCTGACTGGGACAAGTTCCCGGGCGCTGACTACACGATGGCGGTGGACGCCCTGATGCCAGACGGCCGGACCCTCCAGGTTGGGACCGCCCACCACCTCGGCGACCACTTCTCGAAGACCTACGATATCACCTACGAGGACGCGAACGGCGAGAGGCAGTTCGTCTCCCAGACCTGCTACGGCATCTCGGAACGGTGCATCGCGGCGACGATAGGCGTCCACGGCGACGACAAGGGCCTGATCCTCCCCCCGAAGGTGGCGCCCGTGCAGGCGGTGATCATCCCGATCATCATGAAGAAGCGGGCCGATGAGGTCACGGCCGCGGCTGCGACCCTGAAGGACGAACTCGAAGCCTCTGGTGTGCGTGTGAAGGTGGACGACCGCGATATGCGGCCCGGCGCGAAGTATTACCACTGGGAGATGCGGGGCGTGCCCCTGCGTATCGAGGTCGGCCCCCGCGACCTGGATGCCGGCACGGTCGTCGTCGCCACGCGGGACGGCGAGAAGATGGCGGTGAAGCGCGACGAGATCGTCGTGCGCATCCCGGAGATCTGTGCGGCATTTTCCCTGCGCCTGCGGGAGAAGGCCGAGGCCTTCCTCACCTCCCACCTCGTTCCTGCGGAGAGCGTTGAAGAAGCGGTCCAGGCGGTCGAGACAGGCATCGCCGTCGTGCACTGGTGCGGTGACGAGGCGTGTGCAGAAAGAATCGAAAAAGAGACGAATGCGAGCGTCCTTGGCACAGAGGTCAGGAGCCCGCATGTCGTGAAGACGGAGGGACGCTGCATTGTCTGCGGCCGCCCCGGCACGTCGACGGTAATTGCCCGGACTTACTGA
- a CDS encoding DUF63 family protein yields the protein MIREFLYKYYIDPIRYGQPYTIVDTLTYALILIFSVWLVYRGLRRFGIEVDRRFTLSTIPFVVLGGLLRVVEDTGMITSDAHILLITPIIFFVVFFITVIALFFSRILEVKGLVADSIRVYGWIGIALSVATALLLLGWGAVNTRIDFVVLFAIPAMAAVSTAAVWGFLRYILRWEYVADPLYTLLIAGHMLDASATSFGIDLHPMGYVEQHVVGSHLIEWTGTAFSMFPLKLAVIIPAIYVLEMYRKEGNPAFWHLVVLAMIVVGLAPGIRDMMRMVIYV from the coding sequence ATGATTAGGGAGTTCCTCTACAAATACTACATCGATCCGATCAGGTACGGCCAGCCGTACACGATCGTCGATACGCTCACCTACGCCCTCATCCTCATCTTTTCGGTCTGGCTCGTCTATCGCGGCCTCCGCCGTTTCGGGATCGAGGTCGACCGGCGTTTCACACTCTCGACGATCCCCTTCGTGGTGCTCGGCGGTCTTCTGCGAGTCGTCGAGGACACCGGGATGATCACGTCGGACGCCCACATCCTCCTGATCACGCCCATCATCTTCTTCGTGGTCTTCTTCATCACCGTCATCGCACTCTTCTTCTCCCGCATCCTGGAGGTGAAGGGCCTTGTCGCCGACTCGATACGGGTCTACGGATGGATCGGCATCGCCCTTTCGGTAGCGACGGCGCTTCTCCTCCTCGGGTGGGGTGCGGTCAACACCAGGATCGACTTCGTCGTCCTCTTTGCGATCCCGGCGATGGCGGCGGTCTCGACCGCGGCGGTCTGGGGTTTCCTCAGGTACATCCTCCGCTGGGAGTACGTCGCCGACCCCCTGTACACTCTCCTCATCGCCGGCCACATGCTCGACGCGAGCGCCACGAGTTTCGGGATCGACCTCCACCCCATGGGCTATGTGGAGCAGCATGTCGTCGGCTCCCACCTGATCGAGTGGACAGGGACGGCCTTTTCGATGTTCCCCTTGAAACTCGCCGTGATCATCCCCGCGATATATGTCCTTGAAATGTACCGGAAGGAGGGGAACCCGGCCTTCTGGCACCTGGTGGTCCTTGCGATGATCGTCGTCGGTCTGGCGCCCGGTATCAGGGACATGATGAGGATGGTGATCTATGTCTAG
- the priS gene encoding DNA primase catalytic subunit PriS gives MKPATLEFVRQRFMSYYQQGHLSVPPALENREWGFIFFDAKPEVRMRRHLGFGSQDECLEYIRSMVPSHAYYSTAYYTNPAAGTMGEKGWTGADLIFDIDADHLIRGVPYDAMLARVKEETEKLLDMLTGELGFSARTLSLVFSGGRGYHVHMRDPRVRGWESRERREVVDYLCGTGIEPQMLFAAGNGSSGWQKRFSVAMKIYADRLLAGGEKAALKHLKGMKGVGETYAGRFLVALQNFGGEEERPTDALLTSPVMQTLLSAEGGELLPLLKSQAALVDEPVTTDIKRLIRMPTSLHGGSGLRVVEIPPGDLAGFDPLVDAVVFGEREVKIDLAFPLAMPILGNTWKLRKGTNVVPEALAVFLCCRGIAEIGGRA, from the coding sequence ATGAAACCCGCAACCCTCGAATTCGTCCGGCAACGCTTCATGTCGTATTACCAGCAGGGCCACCTCAGTGTCCCGCCGGCGCTCGAAAACCGGGAGTGGGGGTTCATCTTCTTCGACGCAAAGCCCGAGGTGCGAATGCGGCGGCATCTTGGTTTCGGGTCGCAGGACGAATGCCTGGAGTATATCAGGTCGATGGTCCCGTCCCATGCCTATTACTCGACGGCGTACTACACGAACCCGGCAGCAGGGACGATGGGGGAGAAGGGCTGGACAGGGGCCGACCTGATCTTCGACATCGACGCCGACCACCTCATCCGCGGCGTGCCCTATGATGCCATGCTCGCCCGTGTGAAGGAGGAGACGGAGAAACTCCTCGACATGCTCACCGGTGAACTCGGCTTTTCGGCGCGCACCCTCTCCCTTGTCTTCTCGGGCGGACGGGGTTATCACGTCCATATGCGCGACCCGAGGGTGAGGGGCTGGGAGAGCCGCGAACGGCGCGAGGTCGTGGACTACCTCTGCGGGACCGGGATCGAGCCGCAGATGCTCTTCGCCGCGGGGAACGGTTCTTCCGGGTGGCAGAAGCGTTTTTCCGTCGCCATGAAGATCTACGCGGACCGTCTTCTCGCCGGCGGCGAGAAGGCCGCCCTGAAACACCTCAAGGGAATGAAAGGAGTCGGCGAGACCTATGCCGGTCGGTTCCTCGTGGCCCTGCAGAACTTCGGCGGCGAGGAGGAGCGCCCCACAGACGCACTCCTCACCTCACCGGTGATGCAGACTCTTCTCTCCGCGGAAGGGGGCGAACTGCTCCCCCTCCTCAAAAGTCAGGCGGCCCTCGTCGATGAACCGGTGACGACCGACATCAAACGGCTGATCAGGATGCCGACCTCCCTCCACGGCGGGAGCGGCCTCCGGGTCGTCGAGATCCCGCCCGGCGACCTCGCCGGGTTCGACCCCCTTGTCGACGCGGTCGTCTTCGGGGAGCGCGAGGTGAAGATCGACCTTGCCTTCCCGCTCGCGATGCCGATTCTCGGGAACACCTGGAAACTGAGAAAAGGTACGAACGTCGTTCCCGAAGCCCTCGCGGTCTTCCTCTGCTGCCGCGGGATTGCCGAGATCGGAGGCAGGGCATGA